The DNA window CTACCATCTACAAGCACGGCCAGGCGCTCAGCATGTTCAGCATGATCCTGCTGCTCTTCACCGCCAATGGCATCTTCATGCCGCTCGAGGTCGCGCTGAACCGGATCTGGGGCATCTCAAAGAACCGCAGCTTCCTCAAGAATCAGCTCGTCAGCCAGGGACTCATTCTCGGCTGCGGATTCCTCTGGCTGGCCACCAGCGTCGCGGCTTCGCCCGTGGTCAAAATCGGCTGGCTCAGTGCGATTGTGTACAAACTCGCCTCCCTCCCGGTGACGATCGGAATCGTCTTCCTCACCTACTGGCTCTTGCCCAACGGAAGAGTGCCGCCCTTGCTGGTCTTCATCGCCGCCATTTTTGTCGGAGTTTCGATTGAAGCGATGAAACTCCTGAACTGGCTGATCTGGCCCTGGCTCAACGAAAAGATGATGCGGGAATATGCGCCCTTTGCCCACTCCGTCACCATCATCATCTGGAGTTTCATCTTCAGCATGTTGGTTCTGGGTGGTGCGGATTGGAGTGCGCGCAAGGCGCGTGAAATGAATCTCACCGTTTCATCCATTGATTGATATCCTCGAAGCAACAGAATCATGACAAACGTACTGATTCCCAAATGGCAGATGGTCGTGGGCTGGCTCCTGACCGTAATTCCAGTTCTGATGTTGCTCGTCAGCGCCGCATTGAAGTTTATGGGTGGCACGCAGTTGGAAGAGGGCTTTGCTCACTTGGGCTGGCCGCTTTCGCTTGCAATCCCCCTCGGCGTCCTCGAACTGGCGTGTACGGCAGTCTTCCTCACTCCGCGAACCGCAATTCTGGGAGCGGTGCTCCTCACCGGCTATCTCGGTGGCGCAACGGCCACCCATGTCCGGGTTGGGGACCCCTTCATCGCGCCTGTCATCCTTGGAGCCATGCTCTGGGGAGGACTCTTCTTTCGTAGCCCCCGCATTCGTGCACTAATTCCCTTGATAGACTAGGATCATCATGAGTCAGAAGCAGGACCTGACGCGCCGTGAGGCGTCGAAAGTCGCGGTTGGAGCAGCCGCCGCGTTGAGCATCACAGGTGCTCCGTTCATCTCGAAAGTGAAAGCCGCCAATAACACCGTACAATTCGGCTTTATCGGCACCGGCAGCCGTGGGCAATACCTGCTGCAGCACTTGAAGGGATTGGATAACGGCACTTGCGTCGCCGTGTGCGACGTCTACGAGCCCAACATGCGCAAAGGCGCGGAACTGATCGGCAACAAACCGAAGCAGTTCAAGGACTATCGTGAGCTCCTCGCGGACAAGAGTGTGGACGCGGTTCTCATCGCAACCCCCTTGTACATGCACTTCCCGGTCACCAAGGACGCCCTGGACGCCGGCAAGCATGTCTTCTGCGAAAAGAGCCTGGTCTTCAAGCCAGAAGAAATCCACGCCCTCCGCGCGCTCGCCAACTCGAAGCCGAAACAGACCCTGCAGGTCGGCCTCCAGCGCCGCTATTCGAAGTTCTACCAGACCGCCAAGCAGATGATCGACAAGGGAATGCTCGGCACCGTCACTCACATCCGTGGCCAGTGGCATCGCAACACCTTTGCCAAGGACCCCT is part of the Bryobacter aggregatus MPL3 genome and encodes:
- a CDS encoding DoxX family protein — translated: MTNVLIPKWQMVVGWLLTVIPVLMLLVSAALKFMGGTQLEEGFAHLGWPLSLAIPLGVLELACTAVFLTPRTAILGAVLLTGYLGGATATHVRVGDPFIAPVILGAMLWGGLFFRSPRIRALIPLID
- a CDS encoding YihY/virulence factor BrkB family protein, whose product is MDRLKRLWPDIKPTLLFWTETEVHVYSFSVAANVLLSFFPFLVVATSIIRYALHWFGVEQGIYLALRDYFPGETGAFIVRNLQATIYKHGQALSMFSMILLLFTANGIFMPLEVALNRIWGISKNRSFLKNQLVSQGLILGCGFLWLATSVAASPVVKIGWLSAIVYKLASLPVTIGIVFLTYWLLPNGRVPPLLVFIAAIFVGVSIEAMKLLNWLIWPWLNEKMMREYAPFAHSVTIIIWSFIFSMLVLGGADWSARKAREMNLTVSSID